The DNA region ACTCCCATTACTATATTATTAATAGGTTTTAATGTTTTAATAGCCTGAGGAACCGGATGATCTTCGGGTTTAAAATTAGTTCCATCAAGATGAATTACTTTCCAATGTTCATCAAACGAAGTTTTACCCAATAATTGATCCTCGGTTAAACCTAGCATTTCACATGCCGTTTTATTATTCTCTAATATTTCAGACTGAGGTCCCTGAACCAAAATACCTACGGCAACATTTTGTAATATACTATTGATTAACTGCCTGCTTTTTAGAATCTCATCCTGAAATCGTTTAATCTCAGTAATGTCAACCCCAAAACCTACCATCATTTCAAATGATCCGTCCTCTTTAAAAACAGGATTAAATTTGCGATTGTAAACACTTGTTATTCCGTTGGGATGTTTCATTACTTCCTCCCATTCAACCAATTTTTTATCTTCTAAAGATTTAATAAATTTACCTCTTCTGTCTTCGGCAAATTCATAAGTTCTTCCCGTATAATCAGCATATTCGAAATCATCTTTTCCTATGATAAATTTTCTAAGTTCGTCATTCTTTATCGCTAAAGGATTCAAATAGATATATTTATGATTCTCATCAAAAACAGCTAAATCCGTAGGAATACGCTCTAAAATTTTTCCATAAAAATCTTTCTGTTTTTCGAGTTTTTGTTGGGTTTGGATATGTTCGGTAACATCCCTGCAATTTCCTATAAAAATAACTTCTCCATTTTTTTCAGAGGCTATCAAATTTGAAGCAAGCCAAACATAATGTCCCACTTTATGTCTAACTCTAAACACAAGATCTTTGTCGGATTTTTTCTCTCCAACAGAATGAATCAGATATTCCAAACACATCTCTAAATCATCCGGATGTATTAAAGCCGCAATCGATTTACCTAAAATTTCCTCTGCTTCATACCCCAAAAGATCCACCCAATTTTTTGAAGCAAAAGTAATAATCCCTTCTTTATCTAACTCGTAAAGAATCTCCTTTGAATTTTCAACAAATAATTCAAATTTTTTTCTTTTTGATAAACACGGATTTGTGATTCTAAACTGCTTTGAATTTGACCTAAAACATAATTCAAAACTTTTAATTGTGAATCCGAAAGAATTTTATTCTTAAAATCGGCCAAACAGAATATACCAATTACCTTATCATCATATATTAATGGAAATCCTGCATAAAATTGTAATGGAATTTCTATTTGCTTAGAATTTATTATATCTTCAGAAATAAAATAAGGCTCTTTGTTTTCGATAACTATAGAATTCCATTGTGATATATATTCAGAGAACATATCAA from Flavobacterium nitratireducens includes:
- a CDS encoding GAF domain-containing protein is translated as MSLLQINEKLDFLFNDLSFSQELQKSLLFALEISEVSFAHISILDSSKQFIKNNSGVDFDMFSEYISQWNSIVIENKEPYFISEDIINSKQIEIPLQFYAGFPLIYDDKVIGIFCLADFKNKILSDSQLKVLNYVLGQIQSSLESQIRVYQKEKNLNYLLKIQRRFFTS
- a CDS encoding PAS domain S-box protein — encoded protein: MTNPCLSKRKKFELFVENSKEILYELDKEGIITFASKNWVDLLGYEAEEILGKSIAALIHPDDLEMCLEYLIHSVGEKKSDKDLVFRVRHKVGHYVWLASNLIASEKNGEVIFIGNCRDVTEHIQTQQKLEKQKDFYGKILERIPTDLAVFDENHKYIYLNPLAIKNDELRKFIIGKDDFEYADYTGRTYEFAEDRRGKFIKSLEDKKLVEWEEVMKHPNGITSVYNRKFNPVFKEDGSFEMMVGFGVDITEIKRFQDEILKSRQLINSILQNVAVGILVQGPQSEILENNKTACEMLGLTEDQLLGKTSFDEHWKVIHLDGTNFKPEDHPVPQAIKTLKPINNIVMGVHRPTKNDLVWLLVDAIPVFDKEDTLLYVVCSFNDITARKKAEDDLKVSNERFAYSNKASFDAIWDWDLISDKIFVGDGFTSLFGYQFETNYIDAVVCENFVHPEDRNATFESFDEAVASKKEMWSYEYRYLKADGTYAHVNDKAIIIRDENGEAIRVIGTMKDITKEKELTNKLKESEQTFKNAFKNSAAGMALVNVEGFYTEVNERLCEMFGYTIEEMKAFRFQDITYFKDLKEDLGHKEKLDSGEISHFSSEKRFIHKNGSLVWTYMSVSLVQNNKIPFYIVQLIDITERKKSKDTINYC